TAGAAAACTGATACATGCAATTGATTGTGTCTATCAACCCTTCaattcttaaacttttggGCGAGTATCTcttggatgataaaagttcCACaccggctaatttagggaatgatcatgggtttataatcaaataatattctttccattggtatgaggccttttggggaagcccaaagcaaaaccatgagagcttatgctcaaagtggacaatatcataccattgtggagagtcgtgttcgtctaacatggtatcaaagtcatgccctaaacttagtcgtgcaaATAGATtagtaaatcctcaaatatcttacaaaggactccaaaagaaaaggagttgaGACTCttgaaggcatagtaaaaaatgactaaggctccaaaagaaaaaggaagcgtactttgttcgaggggaggtgtttgatgatggaagtcccacatcggctaatttagagaatgatcatgggtttataatcaaataatactctctccattagtacgagaccttttggggaagcccaaagcaaagtcatgagagcttatgctcaaagtggacaatgtcataccattgtggagagtcgtgttcttCTAACAGTATTGACCCTTCAGTTCTTAAACTTTTGGGCGGGTTTATGGTATTTAACCGATGGTTTATTCATCTTGATGTGTCTTGAAtcagttcgggttcagaaaaatgaaccaagCCCAACTCGAAATGCTtatccaacctaacccaacccaacccaatccctGTAATTCGAGTTGGGTTAAAGGTACACCTTAGTTAGTGGTACAAAGAGAAATTAGTTAGTGGTACAAAGAGAAATGATATATTGGCTTTGTTCTAAATGTGTCTATTGAATCTTCGTTGGCCGAAAGAGTATGGTTTAGGCCAATCTCGTGGGTtaggattttgattttgaatagaGGACTGAAAAATAGGCAGAAAACTCTGTAAATCTCCGATCGAAGAACACCTgttaccatttatttattcaactTATTATCTTTGACAAACTTTCATGAATCACATGGAAGAACACTATGGATAGTTCATCAGGATAATTCAGTATGTGAAATtcaaagagagttttgaagcATAAAACGTTTGATAATAGCCAGGACTTGATCGCCCAGTTGAGTATCTTGAGAACTAGTGAAGAACCCATGTTGTTTGCCTTCAAACTCCACATACTCAATTCTGTGTCCCAATTGTGAGAGTGTTTTGGCATAGTGTTGGACTCTGTCTTTCAGCAATTCATTTTCACCAACCATCACCATGATCGGCTCCAAATTCACTCCTTCAAGGCTCTTGCTTGATGGCCCAAATGGGTTTGCCAATGGGTGGTCTCTATCTTCTCCCAAGGGTAATGATAGCCTCCAAAACCTGATCCATCAATTGTGAGACTCATTAAAGTGTTCATAAAAGACATGTCTTCCAATCTTTAGTAATGTCATTCATCCACTCGAATTGACATCGATACTTGAAGGAGGACATCTTTTTATGTTCATAAATAATGTTCAATGACAGTacttattgtgagatcccacatcgattagagaggagaacgagtgccagcgaggacgctggccttGAAGGAAGGTGGATTATAAGACCccacgaagcattctttataagggtgaggaaacttcttcctaacagacacgttttaaaacctcgaggagAAGCCGGAAAGAGGAAGGCCAAAACAgacatatctgctagcagtggatgcagtggacttgggctgttacacctATCGACCTTGtttgataaattatatatatatatatatatatatatagatatatttttgtatatattcTATAGTGTTATCCACAAATAAGTATAGGTTTGAGTGGTTGGGTTGTGACATCACTACAAAGGGAATGAGTTTATGAAGCATAGAGATCTGGTTAGAATCCATAAGTCgctttccctctctttttccAAAAGATTCGAATGAATTATGTGTGAGAGATTTAaggaaagaatattaagaaaatgtaATTAGTTAGTGCATAATTAGGGTATGAGATTATTAAACCTTCCACTatgcttcttttatttcattgtttAATCATTGTCTCCtccataattttgtttaaactaTAATCAGTTGATTGTAACTCCActatgaaacaaaacaaaaacaaaacaaaaaaacaatcatatttgaaaagttaaaagatttaggtcaaataaattaaattaatggatAAGTTTAATTGAATGAACttatccattaatttttttataaaataaatataaataaagtggCTAAATCCTAACAGATTTcagtaaaatattataattaaaactttaatattgttttaagtCACTTTCTAAATgcattataatttataagtgctcttacaaaaatatcagaaaggaagaaaaatatggCTCCAAAcattaagtttttattttttatttgctgACGAAgatcaaatttaattgaatcTTATCTCATCATCTCTTAATTTAAGATATTAAACTCAAATTAcaccaaatttatttttaatgaactctaaattttggtatttttatattattataattataattattttagtttaggTATTTATATATTGTGTGATTTGGATTTTAGCAATAAATCCAGGAAGTTGTGGTGTGATAATGGTGGGTCAAAAGTCCAAGGCATAGACTAGATCTCTCCTTTTACCTGGTGGAGATTTGAATATGACATTTCtaagaaattattttcttaaattcattttttaataaattaaataaataaataaataatataaataataagagaGTGGTTAGGAGTGGACCATAGATTTCAACCTTTAACAttcaaaatagaaatatactttttttttttataaataaataaatttaaaaaattaataatattttgtggCTGACTAGGAAAAGAATAATAGCCACGTGGAGTGGGTGATGAGGTGGAAATAGATGTTTGGGAAGATGATAGAAGATTAGGTTAgattgagaagaaaagaaagtcaaCTATTTGGTTTTGACTATTTTCCCATCATCCATTTGCACTGCatgccttctttttttttttctttttcttctactttttattattttctcactccccttttttctttttttccaaaaacaaaataactaatttattatCTTATAGAAATTTTCTTCAAAGAATCAAGGAAAttgagagattaaaaaaaaaattcaaatatttagaCCAATGGAtagaattataaatatatattgcaTGGTAGACTGAATTTTTAAAAGCCAAGATTGGGTaacaaatttgattaaaatattctgattttaaaaataaaattttgtggtATTTatgtgtttaaaaaaaaaatacttctgAAATTTTGTGATATTTATCTAGGGTTATTTTCGTCATTTGAATTGTGCAATtgattttagataaaatatttaaacaatataacttctaataataataataataataaataaataaataatttaaaaatgacgGGAAGGAGTTGTGCCAACATGACtaccaattttaaataatataatacagTGATAATTTTCcctaataattttcaatttaaaatatcaattttctctgtctattttataaatcttaatattaatttttatagttagttttatttattttttttcttttactaaaaagagtttaattaagtaattagCCCTAAatgttgtataaaaaaaatcatatttttcaaaatttacagagaaatattaatttgtttttttaaaaagttactaaattaagatttattgaaGANataaaaaaaaaaaaaaaaaagaatcttatagttagagagagaggaggacgTGTACCTGTCAAGCGCGTCCAAGTTCAGAAAATCTTCCGGCGGACCCTCCTCTGATTTCGTCCTCACCACTCCGCCGAAGAACGGCGCCATTAAAACAAATCCTCTAATTCTCACTCCAAATCTTCCACGATCATTCCCAAACCCTACCGCCAAATGATGCGCAATGTTCCCTCCCGACGAGTCTCCCATCACAAATACCCTCTCCAAATCCGCTCCTTCTTCAATCCACGCGTCTTCCCCCTTTCTCACCCACTCGATCGCTTTTTCTCCGTCTTCCACCGCCGCAGGAAGCCGATTTTCCGGTGCTAGACGGTAGTCCGGCACGATTACTAGCGCTTCCAACCCTAGGGCAAGCCGAACGCAGCAATTGTGCGGATTCGCCCAGGATCGGGAGCCAACGCAGAAACCACCGCCGTGGAGGAAGAACAGGACTGGAAGTTTAGTGTTGGAATTTAATGATACTGCTGGTTTTATGAGACGGAGGTGGAGACCGTGAACGGCGTCGTAGAGAACGTCGCGGAAGACGACGGAGCTGTCGTCGGTGATTGGAAACGGGAAGCGGATTTCGTCGGAGCGGAAGACGGTGCCGTCGCTGTAGAGTTGGAGCACGCCCATGCAATCTTCGACAATGTAAGGAAGGGAACccatgtgtgtgtatatatatatatatatatatttcttttttccttttttcttttttttttttaattatggtgGAAATGAAGGGAAGGGGCAAGAGGCTTTTATACACAGACGAAGGGAGGGTAGAATGGTAATTTCACAGGGGAGTGGTGGTGGATGAGTAAATTgacgtttttaaaaaaagtaaaaataaaaatgtttaaattggctaataaattaaaaaaatatataataattagtcaaaatattatctttaatGTTGTTTAATTTACAGAGGTCAATTAAAAATGGTAATGACAGCTTTATTACTTAAATTGGGGTAACAATAAACATAACTAATGAAAAGGGGTAATTAGCCGACTTAGATTATTTAAGGTTTAAATAATTGGGTGTTTATTGTTTCATGCCActgtaattatttataatttaaaaatatgggTCGGTGAAAAGAGTTTTCAATTAAAGTTGATTTAGTGGGAAAATATTAGGTTAATTAGTATGATATTAATATGGACTTTGAAATATGGATTATTCAACGTATAATGATGGATGTTTTTTTAGTCTAAGTTGTAACAATGAGCtgataaattgatataaaGTTAATGCAACGTTCTCAACGTTACCGGGTATAACATTTTCAATATGTCTTGAATTATTTCTAAAGTTGAAAAACTATTCCTACGAATCAACACGAGTTATTATggcatgttttgttctcactcacatcttcctagaaaaattattgaatgatCACTCAACTTAGGATTACGAGTTGAacacatttaattttagagttaCTATGATCAAGCCACCGAAAGAAAATGTGTATATCATTGGTATCAATAATAACTATCcattcttatatatatttcttagcTATCACATAATTATTCTCGTTTGAATATGGCGTCGCTTCATTCATGTAACTCTTCTTTACTCAAGCATCACAcaaaacatattaatataCAAATTAAACTTATGATTGACCAAGTGTATAATATCGACCGAAAAGTATGGTCATTAATGTGGGCATATGGAAGGTGCAAAGTATAAAAGAATAGTGTGAGGTAAGTgggatgaaaatttaaaacttcaaggGTTGaataaaaagcaaaataaagaaaataaagaaacaaaaagggtCACGTGATGAGGCAGTTGACCTCTAGGCTACAGCCTCCAAGATGGTGGCGTTGTGCAATTTAGCATTCCAATTATTGAGACCTGAAcccctaataatttaaatggttGCTTTTTTAAGGTTACCCTTTAAAACAATgcattttttgttcaaatttctAAGTTGTAAATAGTGTATATTCAATTGTCAATTTTGCGTATTAATTGAACTTAAGGAGACGTGTACATACTCATAATACATTATGGAAATACccttttacattttaattattaattaaaaatagtaactatactcaaattttaaatcaatacctatattgaaataaataaataaataaaaaaagataaaaagctAACCCAATTACAAATCATCCTCTGTAATATTATCGCTTCATCCAACTTCATTCGAATATGAAAAAAGGTCACAATTCATGTAAATGGTCAATAAACCTTTGAAATCAGGAATTTAGGGTGCTACAAATATGACTTTTCACCATGGCCAAAACAATACACGAAAGTGTCATTATTGTTACacgaaaagaaattttaataaaaccaTAAACAAATATGGGTGTAATGTTTTCTATCAACCTGAAGAAattccaaaatatatatataggaagaTGGAAGGAgatgaaagaagaacaaaataattttgagaaattttctttccttctggttaaaaaattaaaaaaataaacaaataaaaacagtAATGAAACACATTCATGATCCAttctaacaaaaacaaagaacaagaaatcaGAGGACCATGCCTGAAAAGTTGGAACAGTAATACCTGATGGATTGGAGTATGTGTTGTTTTGATGTAGAATGAGGGACCAATCTCCACCTCTGTTTCTGACCCTACGGATTGAACAAAGACTTCCATTGACATTTTGTTTCCCAATTCTGCACTGAAACATAGTGCGAAGATGAAAGCCAATGAATCAATTAGTGCAAAATCTAATTCTTTTTTNattttttttttttttttttttttttttgacctTCATCATCCACATTTTGCTGCCAAGGATCCATTCTGTCACTATCCACTACTTTACCATCCAAAAGGTAGGTATGTTCCACTCAAACTTTATAGCTAAACTGTTAAACTTCATAACTAAACTGTTCTTCCTTGGGTACTATTGTATGTGTCCATCTTTCCTATAAACAGGTCAAAGTTGAATGACATCACGATTCCTAACACAGGACAAGCAACCACTTTGAAGGGATGTCATCTTAGCCCAATCATGTCAAATTTAAGATTCTTCGACTGACTTGACCGTGACGATCCCCTGTTGCTTCTTATTAGCTACCTCGACTCAAGCCACACATTATAGCACTAGCACCAATATATCATGGACAAGCACCATCTCAAACAATAAACTTGTTTAGCTCTTCTTAGCTTATGACTCTCTTTAATCGTATTACTCCTTCAAAAGAGTTTCATGTACATCACAACATTTGCTCTCTAAAAGGAAGCTTTCACAATCCTCTAGGTTGGACTTCTTCTCAAGACACAGACTGTCACTACTTTTTTGCCACTAACATCTAACTTGAGTGTGTGTATTAGTATGTAAGTTAAACATTTCAAACGGTCGTTTCATCCAGTAAGTCGCTAAGCAACTTGTATacatgtgtgtgtgtgcgcCCATATATATCTGCCTTTTNtgttttttttttttttttttttctttttctttggatGATTTCATGATGGAATCAATGAACCCTAAGATTCATAGCATAGCCTGTTGCCCACTCTTCCAATATCTGGTTCCACTCGACTCTATGGACCCATGTCGATGTGGATTCACTATTCCCACAAATGCTAGAAGCTATGGCCCAGAGGATGGCCACTATGATGCAAAAAAACCATGAGCTCTGAAGAAAGATAATCGACAATATAACAACAGTGAAGAGAACCGGGAGTTAATGTACAAATGATGTAAAACCATATATTGCCTTCAAATGCAtagtaattataataattataatttacagGAGGAAGGAGGCTTCTAGCAACAAGATTAAATTTCCAGTCaatatcaaaatcatgaaCTTGATGGTGGTAAAAACAGCAAAACAAAACCTTTCAACGGTATTAGAAATTCCAACGTTCCAAAAGCTGTTTAGCTTCAGCCATGTCTTTTTGTGCCTTCTTTCTTCGATAAAATATTGGACAGTCTCGACTGTAAACCAAAATATAGCATTTGTGAAACTATGAATCAGAGGCACAAGAACAACATTTGAATCTAGAATAGAAGATCTGCATGCATGCTAATAATACTAGGAAAAAGTAATGATCATAAGAATTACGTCAAGAAGGTAATAAAACAATACCTCGTACAGAGAACATCTTGGTGAAGGGACCCTTGGCATTCTTGGCACTGCGTCCAAAGCCTTCCAAAAACCATCTCCAAATCAGACACTGCAACGGTTAACGaccaaaaattttatataggTGAGAATTCAATTAGCTAGATATTGGAACAAATTCTTACAAAGAAGATTACCATTTTCTACCGCTTTGCAGTAAAGTTCAGCTTCTCTTCCTTTGCAGTGTGCGCAGAGAGTATGGTCTGCCTTGCTGGAGTAGTCAAGTATAGTATAGAATTTATTCAATACATATTGCTCTGCGGACTTTCAAGTGaatcttttcaaaaatattcaaaagatAATAATTGTGTTCCTTGttaaaatgacacaacaaacTAGCGCTAGtcttaaaacaatttttgCTTTTCCAAAACTGTAACGCAGaatggaaacaaaaatcaGTTCCTCTCAATTTCACTATAGCAAGGTTATTGAACTTCCTACATCGAACattagaagaaaatattgCCCTCAAACTAGATAaaaccaaaatggataataaaactttcaaaattaccTTAGCAGAGCCTTACAGCCAATGCAGGTAAGCTGTTTCTTGGCAAATTTCATTATGCCACTGTTTGAAGGagtagaaataaaaattgatcTCGTGTGACTTCCATGTAGAAGTTCCTTGCTAGCATTTTTCAGGATGGGCTCAAAAATTCGTAGAAGAGGCTGCAACTTAGACATAATCCTTCAACGTCTACGTAAATGAAGtaaaagaacagaacaaaaaagaataaagagatCAAACCTTGCTCATCTGATTCTCGAGATAGTACTGAGGGTCTATTGGTATGCTATTCTCTAGTACGTAAATGGGATCCTCTGATTTCTCATATGCCTGATTGTCATCCAATATTAATCTTCATACACATTGAGCATTGGAAGGGTTGAGATATCAAATGGATTACCTTGGCACCTTTTGCAGCTTTAATGATCACGTAAGGTACTCGATCACCAACATTTGGAGCAGTGGCAGCATCTCGCTATTAAGGATAGAAATAAGTTAGATAATCTTGTTTTAAAACCAGACACAGCAACGAACTGGATTAGGCTACGAGAATCAAAAACCATGTTTCTTACTGCAAGCATTCATTCAATGGAGTCATGAAATAAGAATATGCATCACAAAATGCAAGATATGATAtgtagaaagaagaaaattttctttcgttTTACAAATACTTCTTGTGCGACTTAATAGTATATTTCCAGAATTCTTTTAGGATAGGGGTCAGAAAACACATGGATGTGTGAAAATACTGCGCTGAGGAGCACTGATTTTGAATCTATTAGAATAAGcatgctatttatcaattaggataccaaaataaaatagggaTAGTGTTAGCAGCCTCATTTCAGATTATGAAAAGCATCTCCAACGGTTTCTATAAGAATCCAagctctatttttcttttccttctccgGAGGGAATTTCTTCAATCATTGGCGATGAGCTCAAATCTTCAAAAGCTTCAAAGGaattattagttattattaaggatttcattttcaatatttatttgtggTCTTTAGCAGCTTTGAAGGTGACTCGTGCAGTCACTCTTGTTGGAACCTTCATGGCTCTCTCCAATTGTTTGTCCCTCAGATAATGGCTTTGGTGGGATAGGGCATTAGCTTTAGTGACTATTTGGTCACGTTTTTCTTTCGGGACTTTTTTGTGTGGTTGCTTCATCTGAACTTTTATGTTCCATTAGTATGTTTCTTGTAATATATAGAATCAAAAAATAGCTTACTCTAGTcccataattaaaattattacttGGGCATTcccataattaaaatttagcaAATCTACTAATAGATGAATTTCTCTTCGAGACCAAGTCCTTGCAAGCAAACATAAAACCCATGTGCAGGGGGGAAGTATAATCATTAGTGGGGTACTTGTAGAGTGTGGAATTGTTAGAATTTCTAAGCAACCACAGGTTAACTAAAAATAGGGATTGCAGTGATGAGAAAGTTGGGAAAATTAGTGGTCATCTAGTCATTGAAGCTTGAGCTCAGTCAAGATGGATGCATCCAAGTTATTCAATTACTTGATACCATATTCATGGTATAAAATTTTCCAATTCCTACACTTTAGGATTGGCAGTGGCAAGAGGTATAAATTCTTAATAATTCTAGGGTCAAGTGACATGTCACTAAAGATAAGTTTATGCATATGTATGCGCATGACATAAATGAGAGGGCTGCAGTGGTATGAACAAAAACAtttcaatcatacaatatacaaattttaagaaagatgtgagaaaaatgttttcaaattacCACAAGATAAACTCAAGTTGCAATGtcacattaaaaaagaatcaagtttcttggatggttacaaattttgggtggatggTAATCTAGAGTTATGGTGTTTCATTAATGAATTTGAGTTTTAAGATTTTGTATTTACTTTAAAGTTACATTTACAaagtggctaattatggttATAAAGTACAAAAGTTATATAACTCTTGAAACGCCTCGTGAAAGGTCAAGGATTTTCTTTTGAGGCTATacaaagtcatgtatgttgtcTTTGTAAGCTAGACTTGAAAAATGCAGTAAAAAAGCATTTGTGCCTTCCTTTAACTAAATGCtaagtttcttttcaattctatgTAGAATAGGTAGCAtgtgtagaatcattcaagcttgacatgtctatcttgcttgtggagtgatttgaatctcaaacaagttttcttatcttgagatatttgatcaataagGTAATCCAGGTTTTACTTTTCCTTGGGATAATTCCTTATCATTCTAGAGGACTTGGATATTTAGATCTAAAGGTCTTACTAAAGTTGTTAGATCGAATTTACAagagttacaattatttgggATGAAACCATTTTGATTGGGGAGTTTCGGCATTTATGATCTAGGGGTTTGCATATCTATGAGGGTTCTTAGGTTCGCTGTACTACTATTAGTCTTAAGCCAGACGTGCCACAGTAAGAAAACCTAGGATTGCATCTAATGAACACTACATGGTCGAACAAATCATGAATAGTTTTCCTCAATACACCCATGCAAAGATAATAGTGGAACCGATGTTCATTATGTCAACAAAATAGACGTGTAGGAATTTGACACCAAATAAAGAGTCAAACAACAAGGAAAAAACTATAATGAAACACCACAACCTTGCGCATGCGCTCAGCAAGTTCAACATGAGCTGCCTTCACTTCATAATCATCTCCAGTTTTTGTCAGTCCCTGTggatcaaataatttaatgcaCTATGAAGCCTTCAAGTTAATGTCCTAAAAGCAAACTTATGACAAGGGTTCCTTGACACTTAATGaaagtgaaataaaaatatttgac
This sequence is a window from Cucurbita pepo subsp. pepo cultivar mu-cu-16 chromosome LG19, ASM280686v2, whole genome shotgun sequence. Protein-coding genes within it:
- the LOC111781139 gene encoding probable carboxylesterase 15; the protein is MGSLPYIVEDCMGVLQLYSDGTVFRSDEIRFPFPITDDSSVVFRDVLYDAVHGLHLRLIKPAVSLNSNTKLPVLFFLHGGGFCVGSRSWANPHNCCVRLALGLEALVIVPDYRLAPENRLPAAVEDGEKAIEWVRKGEDAWIEEGADLERVFVMGDSSGGNIAHHLAVGFGNDRGRFGVRIRGFVLMAPFFGGVVRTKSEEGPPEDFLNLDALDRFWRLSLPLGEDRDHPLANPFGPSSKSLEGVNLEPIMVMVGENELLKDRVQHYAKTLSQLGHRIEYVEFEGKQHGFFTSSQDTQLGDQVLAIIKRFMLQNSL